The following are encoded together in the Dreissena polymorpha isolate Duluth1 unplaced genomic scaffold, UMN_Dpol_1.0 chrUn067, whole genome shotgun sequence genome:
- the LOC127863955 gene encoding uncharacterized protein LOC127863955, whose translation MDNNELKNPADLFATEPPMFVKGFCHDLDGFGQDTGQSVMGDIRKPGHIFASGSNADDDEVTSKLNASHGPYIDKRKGDFLMLDILNKSNQNNCGCDDDSNAGETDTEMESFGQYYEDNEISGKIKERKPKSEKVVRLNINARERRRMHDLNDALDELRSVIPYAHSPSVRKLSKIATLLLAKNYIMMQANALDEMRRVIGYMNASMPAVTPSSASFDSFTAFRRYPVELTEVDAYDEVFSSHQRRGDRDASGGSKKTADGGQTPDHLMSGSQLPSATLYRK comes from the exons ATGGATAACAACGAACTAAAAAATCCAGCGGATTTATTCGCTACAGAGCCACCGATGTTTGTCAAGGGTTTCTGCCACGATTTAGACGGATTTGGCCAAGACACGGGTCAGTCAGTGATGG GTGATATTCGGAAACCGGGTCATATTTTTGCGTCTGGTTCTAATGCGGATGACGATGAAGTCACTTCGAAGTTAAATGCTTCACACGGACCTTATATTGATAAACGAAAGGGCGACTTTCTTATGTTggatattttaaacaaaagcaaccAGAACAATTGCGGATGCGACGACGATTCCAACGCCGGTGAGACGGACACGGAAATGGAGAGTTTTGGACAATATTATGAGGATAATGAAATCAGTGGTAAAATCAAAGAAAGAAAACCAAAGAGCGAGAAAGTAGTCCGCCTGAATATTAATGCGCGTGAGAGGCGCCGGATGCACGATCTGAACGACGCTTTGGATGAGCTGCGTTCTGTCATACCGTACGCCCATAGTCCCTCGGTACGGAAGCTATCGAAGATAGCAACCCTTTTACTGGCAAAGAATTACATAATGATGCAAGCGAACGCATTGGACGAGATGCGTAGAGTTATTGGCTATATGAACGCTTCAATGCCGGCTGTGACGCCATCTAGCGCAAGCTTCGACTCTTTTACGGCGTTCAGACGTTACCCGGTCGAGCTCACGGAAGTGGATGCATACGACGAGGTGTTTAGCTCTCACCAACGTCGTGGGGACCGTGATGCATCGGGAGGTAGCAAGAAAACTGCTGATGGCGGACAGACACCTGACCATTTGATGTCCGGGTCACAGTTGCCAAGTGCAACTCTGTATCGTAAATAG